The genomic stretch GGCTCCGGGATCCTGCTGACGCCAGACGGCTACGTCCTTACCAATCACCACGTTGTCAGGGAAACGAACCGCATGCGGTTGACGCTGACGGACGGCGCACGCCTCGGCGCGGTCCCGGTCGGAACGGATCCGCCGAACGACCTCGCGGTGGTCCGCGCGGACGGCTCCGGGCTTCCGTACGCATCGCTGGGCGACTCCGCTGCCCTCAAGGTGGGGCAGTTGGTGATCGCCATCGGCAATCCGTTCGGGTTCCAGTCAAGCGTCTCCACCGGCGTGGTGAGCGCCACGGGTCGCGGGATGCGCACCATCGACCGGAGGCTCATCGAGAACGTGATCCAGCATACCGCCCCCTTAAACCCGGGTAACTCCGGGGGGCCGCTGGTCGATTCCAGAGGCCGGGTCGTCGGGATCAACACGGCGATCATCGCGGCGGCACAGGGGCTCGGTTTCGCCGTGCCGTCGAACACGGCGCGCCACGTGGTGTCGCAGATCCTCGCGCACGGGAGGGTGCGCAGGGGGTACCTCGGGATCGGCGGGCGGCAGAGGCCGCTGTCGAGGCGGATGGTGCGGTACTTCGAGCTGCCGCGGGAGTCGGGGGTCGAGGTGGTTTCGCTCGATCCGCAAGGGCCGGCGGGGGGCTCCGGAATCCGGCCAGGCGACATCGTGGTCGGCATGAACGGCCACCCGGTCGAGAGCGTCGACGACCTTCACCGCCTGTTGTCGGAGGTGGAGGTTGGGAAACCGGCACGGATCGACGTGCTGCGCGGGACGGAGCGCACGGCCGTGGAGGTGGTGATCGCGGAGGAGGCTGCGTAACCCCTCCCGGATGTTCACGTTCCGATCAGCCTCCGGAGCACGTACGGAAGGATGCCGCCGTGGAGGTAGTAGTGCACCTCCGCGGGCGTGTCGATCCTCGCCACTGCCGGGAACGTCCGTTCTCCCCCTTCGCCGGAAACGCGCACCGTCACCCGCATCCTGGGCGTGATCTCCCCGGCGACCCCCTCGATGGCGTAGATTTCCTGTCCTGTCAGGCCGAGGAACTCCCGCCCGGCTCCATCCACGAACTGCAGCGGAAGGATTCCCATCCCGACGAGGTTGCTGCGGTGGATCCGCTCGAAACTCTCCGCGATCACCGCGCGCACTCCCAGTAATCGCGGCCCCTTGGCCGCCCAGTCGCGCGACGAGCCGGAGCCGTACTCCTTCCCTGCGAGGATGACCAGCGGGGTCCCCTCACCGGCGTACCGCATCGCCGCGTCGTAGATCGTCGTTTTTTCACCGCCTGGCGGGTGCGTCGTCCACCCCCCTTCGGTTCCCGGCGCCAGCAGGTTGCGCAGCCGGATGTTGGCGAAGGTGCCCCGCATCATCACCTCGTGGTTTCCCCGCCGGCTTCCGTAGGAGTTGAACTCTTCCTTCGGGATGCCGTGGCCCTTCAGGTAGGCTCCCGCGGGGCTGTCCTCGGCGATGTCCCCGGCGGGCGAGATGTGGTCCGTCGTCACCGAGTCGCCGAGCACCGCGAGGACCCGCGCGCCTCGGATCTCCGCGACCGGTTCCGGCTTCACCGGCAGGTTCTCGAAGAACGGCGGGTTCTTGACGTAGGTGGAGTCCGGTTCCCAGGCGAAGCACTCCGACTTCGGAACGGGGAGTTTTTTCCAAACCTCGTCCCCGGAGAACACGGAGGCGTACTCCTTGCGGAACATCTCCGGGGAGACGGCGGACCACACCGCCCCGGTGATCTCCGCCGGCGAGGGCCAGATCTCGTGGAGGAACACCGGCTTCCCGTTCTTGTCGTTGCCGAGCGGTTCGGTGTACGGGTCGAAGTCGACGTCCCCTGCGAGGGCGTACGCCACGACGAGCATCGGGGAGGCAAGGTAGTTCGCGCGGCACAGCGGGTGGATCCGTCCCTCGAAGTTCCGGTTTCCCGACAGAACCGATGCGGCGACCAGGTTTCCGCGTCGGATCGTCTCCGCGATCGCCTCGGGAAGGGGCCCGGAGTTTCCGATGCAGGTGGTGCAGCCGTATCCGACCAGGTGGAACCCGAGCGCCTGCAGGTACGGCGTAAGTCCCGCGCGATCGAGGTATTGCGTCACCACCTTCGACCCCGGGGCGAGGCTCGTCTTCACCCACGGGCGCGTCCGCAGCCCCTTTTCGACCGCCTTCTTCGCCACCAGTCCGGCGCCGATCATCACGGAGGGGTTGGAGGTGTTCGTGCAGCTCGTGATGGCGGCGATCACCACCGAGCCGTCGTGCAGGTCGTACACCCCCCTGTCGAGCCGCACCGACGTCGTACCGGGCGTCCACGCTCCCGTTCCAGGAGCATGAATTTCCTCGGCGACGTGGCCGCCCTCCCCCATCCACCGGTCCGCACCCTCATCCCCGTTTTCCATCCGCGCCTCCTTCCCCCACGTGGAAAGGGCCTTGCGGAACGCATCTCTCGCTTCCTTCAGCGGCACGCGGTCCTGCGGCCGGCGCGGTCCCGCGATGCACGGCTCCACGGTCGAAAGGTCGAGCGAAAGGGTGTCGGAGAAGACCGGGTCGCGGGTGTCGTCCGTGCGGAAGAGCCCCTGTGCCTTGCAGTACGCCTCCACGAGCCTCACCCGCTCCTTGTCCCTGCCGGTGAAGAGAAGGTAGGAGAGCGTCTCCCGGTCGACGGGGAAGAAGCCGATCGTCGCGCCGAATTCCGGCGACATGTTCGAGATCGTCGCCCGGTCGGCCACGGAGAGGGAGGAGAGCCCCTTTCCGTAGAACTCGACGAACTTTCCCACCACGCCTTTCTTCCGCAGCATCTGGACGACGGTGAGGACGAGGTCGGTCGCGGTCGCTCCGACGGGGAGCTCCCCGGTCATCCTGAACCCCACCACTTCGGGGATGAGCATTGAGATCGGCTGGCCGAGCATCGCCGCCTCCGCCTCGATCCCTCCCACGCCCCACCCCACCACGCCCAGTCCATTGATCATCGGCGTATGGGAGTCGGTTCCCACGAGGGTGTCGGGGTACGCCAGCGCGCCGGAGCGGTCTTTCCGCGTGAAGACGACGGGGGCGAGGTGCTCCAGATTCACCTGGTGGCAGATCCCGGTGCCGGGCGGGACGACGCGGAAGTTGCGGAACGACTCCTTCCCCCATCGCAGGAAAGCGTATCGCTCCCCGTTGCGCCCGTACTCCTTCGCCACGTTGTCGGGGAAGGCGGACGCCGCGGCGAACCGGTCCACCTGCACGGAGTGGTCGATCACGAGGTCCGCCGGCATCAGCGGGTTGATCCGCTTCGGGTCCCCGCCCATCCGCTTCGCCGCGTCGCGCATCGCCGCCAGGTCCACCAGCGCGGGGACCCCGGTGAAATCCTGCAGGAGCACCCGCGCGGGGCGAAAGGCGATCTCGCGGTCCGACGGCTCTTTCGGCGACCAGTTCGCGAGCGCCCGGATGTCGTCCGCCGTGACCGTGGCGCCGTCCTCGTGGCGCAGGAGATTTTCAAGGAGGACCTTGATGGAGAAGGGGAGGCGCGCAACCTTGCCGACGCGGCGCTTCTCGAGGGCCTCCAGGCGAAAGATTCCGAAGGCGGTTCCGCCTACGGTCTTCCTCGAACGGGTCCCGAAACTGTCCAGATGCATGGCGTCCCGACCTCCCGCGCGGTATCTTTATTCGATAATCAAATGGTAACACGCCCCCGGAGGTTCCGATCGACACGCTGACGCTTCTAGCCATCGCTGTGGGACTGGCCATGGACGCCTTCGCCGTGGCGATCGCCGCGGGGATCGTCCTGGGGACGGTGTCCGGCCGGCAGACCTTCCGCCTCGCCTTCCACTTCGGCCTGTTCCAGTTCCTCATGCCCGTGATCGGATACCTTGCGGGGATGACCGTAGAGGGGTACATCAAGGGGTACGACCACTGGCTCGCCTTCGTCCTGCTCGGCTATATCGGCGGGAAGATGGTGTATGAAGGGGTTTGGGGAGGAGGGGAGGAGGGGAACGGCGGGAAGGACCCCACGCGGGGAATGTCCCTCGTCGTCCTGTCGGTGGCGACCAGCATCGACGCGCTGGCGGTGGGGATCAGCCTCGGCGTGCTCCGCAACGGGGGGATCGTCTACCCGGGAATCGTGATCGGGCTCGTCGCGTGCACCTTCACCGCCGCGGGGCTCCACCTCGGCAAGCGCCTGGGCTCGGCCTTCGGCAGGCGGATGGAGGTCGTCGGCGGCCTCGTCCTCATCGCCATCGGCGTGAAGATCCTGTTCGACCATTACCGTGGGTGATATCTTCTTTCGGAATCAGAATTTTTAAACCGGAAAGAGGTTCATGCGATGGAAAGTGAATGGCTCGATATCCTCGCGCATCTGCTGGTTGCGACGGTGGCCGGTGGGCTGATCGGGCTGGAACGGAGTTATCACGGCCGCCCGGCCGGTTTCAGGACGCATACGCTGGTTTGCGTCGCATCAAGCCTGCTGATGCTCGTCACGATGTACCAGTCGAAGTGGTTTACCGGGGCGCCGCTCGATACCGTTCGGGTGGACCCGACGCGAATGGCGCAGGGGGTCATGACCGGCATCGGTTTTCTTGGCGCGGGCGTCATCATGCGGGAGGGATTGACCGTACGGGGGTTGACCACGGCGGCTTCCATCTGGACCACGGCTGCGATCGGAATTCTCGCCGGGGTCGGCTTCTACAGTGCCGTGCTCGCTGGATCCATCGTAACCATCGGGATATTGACTGTTTTCCGAAAAGTGGAAAACAGGATGCGTTCACAGATCTTTGCATACAATACCATCATCTTCGGCAGGGACGATTACCTGTCCGAGGGGGAGATCAGGGCGCTGCTCTCGAAGAACGGTTTTTCGGTTGCCAATATAAGCTACCGCTTGATGGCGAAGGGGGCGCAGCTGGAATATCGTATGACCATCCGTACCATGGACGGCGGCAATATTGAGAAATTGTCGAAAACTCTCCTGGGTTTGACCTCGATCGTCGAATTCAATATTTCCATGGCTGGGGATTGAACGGTCAGCAAGGTAACTTTTTCGTGAGATCGGTGGAGGAGGGTCCGCGGATTGCCGCAGTCGATCGGCACGCCCGCGCTCTGGGGCGGCTTCGTCGCCATGATGTTCATCCTGATGGCCGTGGAGATCACCGCGGTTCGGAGGAACCCGCACGACATGTCGATGCGGGAAGCTTCCGCGTGGACCGCCGGGTGGATCACCCTCGCGCTCCTTTTCGGCGCGGGGATCGCTTGGCACTTCGGCCTCCGCCCCGCCCTCGAGTACGTGACGGGATATGTCATCGAATACGCCCTCTCCGTCGACAACCTGTTCGTCTTCATCCTCATCTTCAAGACATTCGGCGTCCCCTCGACGTATCAGCGGCCGGTCCTCCTATGGGGGATCCTCGGGGCGATTGTCCTGCGGGCCGTCTTCATCCTCGCCGGCGCCGCCCTCCTCGCCCGGTTCAACGGACTGCTCTACGTCTTCGGCGCCTTCCTCATATATACCGGGGGGAAGATCCTCCTCGGGAAGGACGTGGAAACCCACCCGGAGAAGAACCCGGTCCTCAAACTCTTCGGCAAGGTGTTCCCGGTCGTGCGCCACTTCGGGGACGGCAGATTCATCGTCAAGCATCGCGGGCGATGGTACGCCACGGCGCTCCTTCCTGTGCTGCTCGTTGTGGAGGCGACCGATGTCGTCTTCGCCGTCGACTCGATCCCTGCGATCTTCGCCGTCACGCGCGACCCGTTCATCGTCTTCACGTCGAACATCTTCGCTATTCTCGGATTGCGGGCCCTGTACTTTGTCCTCAAGGCGATCATGGACGCTTTCCGATTCCTCAAGGTGGGGCTTGGGCTGGTGCTGGTCTTCGTGGGCGCCAAGATGTGCGCCGAGAAGTGGGTGCACGTCCCCGCCGAGATCTCCCTCCTCGTGGTGGTGGCGCTGCTCGGAATCTCCGTGGCCGCGTCGCTCCTCTGGCCGGGGAAACCGGAAGGGAACGGAGACACCGAACTTGGCCTCGAAAAAGCGCCGGACGGGGATGGGACGGATGGGAACGGCGATGGTAAGATGAACCGTCACAATCCCGATAACCATCAATAGACATGGCCGGAAGGAGGGATCGTCCATGATCGGAAAAGGTACGGACTTCCGTCGAAACGGGCGGGCCGCGGGGCTGCTCCTTGCGGTGGCCCTTGTTCTGACGGCGGGGTGCGCCACGAATCCCGACGGGACGACGGAGTACAAGCGCACAACGATCGGCGCGCTGGCGGGCGGCGCGGTGGGCGCCGGCACGGGGATGCTGATCGCTGGCAGGGGTCACCGCGGGACGGGGGCGCTCATCGGCGGGGTCGCGGGTGCGGCGGTGGGAGGCGGGATCGGCAACTACATGGACCGGCAGGCGGCGGAGATGAAGCGGAAGCTCCCCGACGCGGCGATCGCCCGCCAGGGCGACAAGCTGTACGTCGCGCTCCCCTCGGGGATCCTGTTCGACGTGAACAAGGATGTGGTGAAGCCGGCGGCGCGTGACCAGGTCGGACAGGCGGCGGAGGTTCTCGTCAAGTATCCCGACACCTACATCACGGTGGAGGGGCACACCGACTCCACGGGGAGCGCGGAATACAACCAGAAGCTCAGCGAGCGGCGTGCCGCGCGAGTGCGCGACCTGCTCGCTTCCCGCGGCGTGGCCGCATCGCGGCTCGCCGTCCAGGGCTATGGCGCGTCCGATCCCATCGCCGACAACGGGACGGCCGAGGGGCGACAGGCGAACCGGCGCGTGCAGCTCGAGATCCGGCCGAACGAGAAGCTCAAGGCGCAGCAAGGTCAGTAGACCGCCGCGGAGGAGGGAGAGGCTCTTGGAGAAAAAAGCGCTCGAGATGCGGGCGATCAACGCCATCCGGTTCCTGTCGGTCGACGCGGTCCAGAAGGCGAAGTCGGGACACCCCGGAACGCCGATGGGGCTGGCGCCGCTATCGTACCTGCTGTGGACGAAGTACCTGCGATACAACCCGGCGAACCCCGATTGGAGCGGGCGCGACAGGTTCGTCCTCTCCTGCGGGCACGCCTCCATGCTCCTCTACTCTCTGCTCTACCTCACGGGGTTCGACATGGCCCTGGACGATCTTCGGGAGTTCCGGCAGTGGGGGAGCAAGACCCCGGGGCACCCGGAGGCGGGACACACCCCGGGGGTCGAGGTGACCACGGGCCCGCTGGGGCAGGGGCTGGGGAACGCCATCGGGATGGCGATGGCCTCCCGGTTGCTGGCGCAACGGTTCAACCGCCCCGGGCATGAGATCGTCTCCCATCGGATCGTGGCGCTGTGTTCCGATGGCGACATGATGGAGGGGGTCTCCTCCGAGTCGGCGTCTCTGGCCGGATTCCAAAGGCTCGGGAATCTTGCCGTGTTCTACGACGACAACCGGATCACCATCGAGGGGTCCACCGACCTCGCTTTCCGCGAGGACGTGGGGGGCCGCTTCCGGGCATACGGATGGAACGTGCTGAACGTCGCGGACGGGAACACGGATCTCGCCGGGCTGGCGGCGGCGATCGAGGTGGCCTTCTCCGAGCGGGAGCGTCCGACCCTGGTGATCGTGCGGACGAGTATCGGTTTCGGCAGCCCCAACAAGCAGGACACGGCCGAGGCGCACGGGGCGCCGCTGGGCGAGGCGGAGGTCGCTCTGGCCAAGGAGCGGCTGGGATGGCCGACCTCCCCCGATTTCTTCGTCCCCGAGGATGTCCTCGCCCACTTCCGCGAGGCGCTGTCCCGTGGGGAGCGGGCAGAGAGGGAGTGGCGCCTGAAGTTCGCTGCATACGCGGCGGCGTTCCCGGACCTCGCGCTGGAGTGGGAGCGGCGGACGTGGGGGGATCTCCCGGAAGGTTGGGCGGGTGGAATCCCCGCCTTCTCTCCCGATGCGGGTGCGGTGGCCACCCGGAGCGCATCTAAAAAGATATTGAACGAGATCGCGGCGAAGGTGCCGGAACTGGCGGGAGGGTCCGCAGACCTGGCTCCCTCGACCGATACGATCATGAAGGAGGCGGGAGACTTCCTCCCCGACGCCTCGGCGGGCGGGAGGAACTTCCACTTCGGGGTGCGGGAGCACGGGATGGGAGCGATCCTCAACGGCATGGCGCGGCACGGCGGGGTGATCCCGTACGGCGCCACCTTCTTCATCTTCACGGACTACATGCGTCCTTCCATCCGCCTGGCGGCGCTGATGGGGTGCCGCGTCGTCTACGTGCTGACGCACGACTCCGTCGGTCTGGGGGAGGACGGGCCAACGCACCAGCCGATCGAACATCTCGCGTCGCTCCGGGCGATGCCGAATCTTTACGTCTTCCGGCCCGCGGACGCCAACGAGACGGGGGTGGCTTGGCGGGTGGCCCTCGAGCGGACGAAGGGGCCCACGGCGATCGTCCTCACGCGGCAGAAGATCCCCGTGCTGCCGCCTTCGAGCGTGCACCGTGACGACGGCGCCGACCGCGGCGCCTATATCCTTTCGGACCCCGAGGAAGGGCGTCCCGACGTGCTCCTTCTGGCGTCGGGCTCGGAGGTGCACGTGGCGCTCGCCGCGAAAAAGCTTCTTTCGGCGGAGGGGGTCGCGGCACGGGTGGTTAGCATGCCGTGCTGGGAACGGTTCGAGGAGCAGCCCGGCGGGTACCGCGAGGCGGTGCTTCCGCCGGCGGTCGCTGCGCGTGTCTCCGTGGAGGCGGGGTCGACCTTCGGCTGGGAGCGGTATGTGGGGGATCGCGGCGCGTCAATCGGGATCGACCGGTTCGGAGCTTCCGCGCCGGGCGAGCGGATCTTCCGCGAACTGGGAATCACGCCGGAGGCGGTGCGCGATCGGGCGAAATCGGTCCTCGCCGCGATCCGGGGAGGAGTCCGGACATGAAGACGAACCCGTTGGTTGCGCTGGGTCAGGCAGGTCAGAGCCCGTGGCTCGACTACATCCACCGCGGCATGATCGCGTCGGGGGAGCTCGCCCGCCGGATCGCGGAGGACGGCATCAAAGGCGTCACCTCCAACCCGACGATCTTCGAGAAGGCGGTCGCGACGGGCCACGATTACGATGAGCAGATCACGGCGCTTGCGAAGGAGGGGGCACCGCTCCTGACGGCGTACAAGCGGATCGTGACGGACGACATCCGGGCGGCCGCGGACGTTCTGCGCACGGTGTACGACACGACGAAGGGGAACGACGGGTACGTTTCCCTTGAGGTCGAGCCGGACCTGGCGGGCGACACGAAGGCGACGATCGCCCGGGTGCGGGATCTGTTCGACGCTGTCGGGCGGCCGAACGTGATGATCAAGATCCCCGGCACGAAGGAAGGGCTTCCGGCGGTGGAGGAGATGATCGCCTCCGGGATTCCTGTGAACGTGACGCTGATCTTCTCCGTGAAACGGTACGAGGTCGTCGCGGAGGCGTACATCCGGGGCCTCGAGCGGCTTCTCGAGGGGGGCGGCGACCCGCGCAAGGTGGCGTCCGTAGCGTCGTTCTTCGTTTCCCGGGTCGACACCGCCGTGGACGTGCTCCTGCTGTCCACCGTCGAGCGGTGGCCCGGCTCGCCGAGGGCGGAGACCGCGCTGTCTCTGATCGGAAAGCTGGCGGTGGCCAACGCGCGGCTCGCGTACGCCCGGTTCAGTGAGATCTTCTCGTCTCCGCGGTGGAACGCGCTTGCGGCGCGCGGTGCGCGGGTGCAGCGGCCCCTGTGGGCGAGCACCGGGACGAAGAACCCGAAATACTCCGACGTGAAGTACGTCGAGGAGCTGATCGGCCCCGACACGGTGAACACGATGCCGCCGCAGACCATGGACGCCTTCCGCGACCACGGTGTGGTGGCCGACGCCCTGTCCGGCGCGGAAGTGGAGGCGAACGCGAAGGCGGTCCTCGACGACTACGCGCTGATGGAAACCGGGATCGAGGAGGTTTGCGCCCGCCTGGAGGCGGAAGGAGTGAAGAGTTTCTCCGATTCGTACCATAAGCTCCTTGCCGCGATCGAGCGGCGGCTGAACATCCCCTCGGCCGGATGATCCTCGCGGGGGACGTCGGCGGGACGAAGACCAGCCTCGCGCTCTACCAGCGGGAGGCGCGGGGGCTTCTCCGCCGTCGGATGGCCACCTACCAGAGCAGGGAGCACGCTGGTCTCGATCCGATCCTGCGCGATTTCCTGGGCGAGGGGGCCGCCGTCGAGCGGGCGTGCATCGGGGCGGCCGGGCCCGTCGTGGACGGCCGCTGTCGGCTGACGAATCTCGACTGGGAGGTGGACGAGGAGTCCCTGCGCCGGACCCTCGGGGTGCGGGAAGCTTACCTCGTCAACGATCTCCAGGCGATGGCGTCCTCCCTCCCGTTCCTGCAGGAGTCGGACCGGGCGATGATGCAGAAGGGGGAGGCCGACCCGCGGGGGAATATGGCGGTCCTTGCCGCGGGAACGGGGTTGGGGGAGGGGTTTCTCGTCGGCTCGGACGCCGGGTATATCCCGCTCGCCTCGGAAGGGGGGCACGTCGATTTCGCCCCGCGCGACGAGCGCGAGATGCGGCTCCACGCTTTCCTGCGGGCGAAGTACGGCCACGTGAGCGTTGAGCGCGTCCTGTCGGGACCCGGGCTGCACGAGATCTACCGGTTTCTTCG from Candidatus Deferrimicrobium sp. encodes the following:
- a CDS encoding manganese efflux pump MntP family protein; translation: MDTLTLLAIAVGLAMDAFAVAIAAGIVLGTVSGRQTFRLAFHFGLFQFLMPVIGYLAGMTVEGYIKGYDHWLAFVLLGYIGGKMVYEGVWGGGEEGNGGKDPTRGMSLVVLSVATSIDALAVGISLGVLRNGGIVYPGIVIGLVACTFTAAGLHLGKRLGSAFGRRMEVVGGLVLIAIGVKILFDHYRG
- the acnA gene encoding aconitate hydratase AcnA; amino-acid sequence: MHLDSFGTRSRKTVGGTAFGIFRLEALEKRRVGKVARLPFSIKVLLENLLRHEDGATVTADDIRALANWSPKEPSDREIAFRPARVLLQDFTGVPALVDLAAMRDAAKRMGGDPKRINPLMPADLVIDHSVQVDRFAAASAFPDNVAKEYGRNGERYAFLRWGKESFRNFRVVPPGTGICHQVNLEHLAPVVFTRKDRSGALAYPDTLVGTDSHTPMINGLGVVGWGVGGIEAEAAMLGQPISMLIPEVVGFRMTGELPVGATATDLVLTVVQMLRKKGVVGKFVEFYGKGLSSLSVADRATISNMSPEFGATIGFFPVDRETLSYLLFTGRDKERVRLVEAYCKAQGLFRTDDTRDPVFSDTLSLDLSTVEPCIAGPRRPQDRVPLKEARDAFRKALSTWGKEARMENGDEGADRWMGEGGHVAEEIHAPGTGAWTPGTTSVRLDRGVYDLHDGSVVIAAITSCTNTSNPSVMIGAGLVAKKAVEKGLRTRPWVKTSLAPGSKVVTQYLDRAGLTPYLQALGFHLVGYGCTTCIGNSGPLPEAIAETIRRGNLVAASVLSGNRNFEGRIHPLCRANYLASPMLVVAYALAGDVDFDPYTEPLGNDKNGKPVFLHEIWPSPAEITGAVWSAVSPEMFRKEYASVFSGDEVWKKLPVPKSECFAWEPDSTYVKNPPFFENLPVKPEPVAEIRGARVLAVLGDSVTTDHISPAGDIAEDSPAGAYLKGHGIPKEEFNSYGSRRGNHEVMMRGTFANIRLRNLLAPGTEGGWTTHPPGGEKTTIYDAAMRYAGEGTPLVILAGKEYGSGSSRDWAAKGPRLLGVRAVIAESFERIHRSNLVGMGILPLQFVDGAGREFLGLTGQEIYAIEGVAGEITPRMRVTVRVSGEGGERTFPAVARIDTPAEVHYYLHGGILPYVLRRLIGT
- a CDS encoding S1C family serine protease, encoding MEENSPFSGRCEVGAAGRSDVDLLDAYSRAITTVVEAVGPAVVSISVGRESADGNGVEPMGAGSGILLTPDGYVLTNHHVVRETNRMRLTLTDGARLGAVPVGTDPPNDLAVVRADGSGLPYASLGDSAALKVGQLVIAIGNPFGFQSSVSTGVVSATGRGMRTIDRRLIENVIQHTAPLNPGNSGGPLVDSRGRVVGINTAIIAAAQGLGFAVPSNTARHVVSQILAHGRVRRGYLGIGGRQRPLSRRMVRYFELPRESGVEVVSLDPQGPAGGSGIRPGDIVVGMNGHPVESVDDLHRLLSEVEVGKPARIDVLRGTERTAVEVVIAEEAA
- a CDS encoding TerC family protein; translation: MPQSIGTPALWGGFVAMMFILMAVEITAVRRNPHDMSMREASAWTAGWITLALLFGAGIAWHFGLRPALEYVTGYVIEYALSVDNLFVFILIFKTFGVPSTYQRPVLLWGILGAIVLRAVFILAGAALLARFNGLLYVFGAFLIYTGGKILLGKDVETHPEKNPVLKLFGKVFPVVRHFGDGRFIVKHRGRWYATALLPVLLVVEATDVVFAVDSIPAIFAVTRDPFIVFTSNIFAILGLRALYFVLKAIMDAFRFLKVGLGLVLVFVGAKMCAEKWVHVPAEISLLVVVALLGISVAASLLWPGKPEGNGDTELGLEKAPDGDGTDGNGDGKMNRHNPDNHQ
- the glk gene encoding glucokinase, which translates into the protein MILAGDVGGTKTSLALYQREARGLLRRRMATYQSREHAGLDPILRDFLGEGAAVERACIGAAGPVVDGRCRLTNLDWEVDEESLRRTLGVREAYLVNDLQAMASSLPFLQESDRAMMQKGEADPRGNMAVLAAGTGLGEGFLVGSDAGYIPLASEGGHVDFAPRDEREMRLHAFLRAKYGHVSVERVLSGPGLHEIYRFLREMEGMAEEKGVAAEVTGEEPQRAILRHGLAGGPGPCAEAVRIFCSLYGAEAGNLVLQYLATGGVYLGGGIAPAILSALRRGEFLAAFLDKGRMGNLLSRVPVMVILDPTAPLLGAASFAAAGGVLARPPCSRT
- the tal gene encoding transaldolase, coding for MKTNPLVALGQAGQSPWLDYIHRGMIASGELARRIAEDGIKGVTSNPTIFEKAVATGHDYDEQITALAKEGAPLLTAYKRIVTDDIRAAADVLRTVYDTTKGNDGYVSLEVEPDLAGDTKATIARVRDLFDAVGRPNVMIKIPGTKEGLPAVEEMIASGIPVNVTLIFSVKRYEVVAEAYIRGLERLLEGGGDPRKVASVASFFVSRVDTAVDVLLLSTVERWPGSPRAETALSLIGKLAVANARLAYARFSEIFSSPRWNALAARGARVQRPLWASTGTKNPKYSDVKYVEELIGPDTVNTMPPQTMDAFRDHGVVADALSGAEVEANAKAVLDDYALMETGIEEVCARLEAEGVKSFSDSYHKLLAAIERRLNIPSAG
- the tkt gene encoding transketolase; the protein is MRAINAIRFLSVDAVQKAKSGHPGTPMGLAPLSYLLWTKYLRYNPANPDWSGRDRFVLSCGHASMLLYSLLYLTGFDMALDDLREFRQWGSKTPGHPEAGHTPGVEVTTGPLGQGLGNAIGMAMASRLLAQRFNRPGHEIVSHRIVALCSDGDMMEGVSSESASLAGFQRLGNLAVFYDDNRITIEGSTDLAFREDVGGRFRAYGWNVLNVADGNTDLAGLAAAIEVAFSERERPTLVIVRTSIGFGSPNKQDTAEAHGAPLGEAEVALAKERLGWPTSPDFFVPEDVLAHFREALSRGERAEREWRLKFAAYAAAFPDLALEWERRTWGDLPEGWAGGIPAFSPDAGAVATRSASKKILNEIAAKVPELAGGSADLAPSTDTIMKEAGDFLPDASAGGRNFHFGVREHGMGAILNGMARHGGVIPYGATFFIFTDYMRPSIRLAALMGCRVVYVLTHDSVGLGEDGPTHQPIEHLASLRAMPNLYVFRPADANETGVAWRVALERTKGPTAIVLTRQKIPVLPPSSVHRDDGADRGAYILSDPEEGRPDVLLLASGSEVHVALAAKKLLSAEGVAARVVSMPCWERFEEQPGGYREAVLPPAVAARVSVEAGSTFGWERYVGDRGASIGIDRFGASAPGERIFRELGITPEAVRDRAKSVLAAIRGGVRT
- a CDS encoding OmpA family protein, with product MIGKGTDFRRNGRAAGLLLAVALVLTAGCATNPDGTTEYKRTTIGALAGGAVGAGTGMLIAGRGHRGTGALIGGVAGAAVGGGIGNYMDRQAAEMKRKLPDAAIARQGDKLYVALPSGILFDVNKDVVKPAARDQVGQAAEVLVKYPDTYITVEGHTDSTGSAEYNQKLSERRAARVRDLLASRGVAASRLAVQGYGASDPIADNGTAEGRQANRRVQLEIRPNEKLKAQQGQ
- a CDS encoding MgtC/SapB family protein, coding for MESEWLDILAHLLVATVAGGLIGLERSYHGRPAGFRTHTLVCVASSLLMLVTMYQSKWFTGAPLDTVRVDPTRMAQGVMTGIGFLGAGVIMREGLTVRGLTTAASIWTTAAIGILAGVGFYSAVLAGSIVTIGILTVFRKVENRMRSQIFAYNTIIFGRDDYLSEGEIRALLSKNGFSVANISYRLMAKGAQLEYRMTIRTMDGGNIEKLSKTLLGLTSIVEFNISMAGD